Part of the Esox lucius isolate fEsoLuc1 chromosome 25, fEsoLuc1.pri, whole genome shotgun sequence genome, acacacacactgacaaacacactcacacacataaagaGCCATTATTCTCTCAAACACTGTGTTTGTAGTGGGTGTGTGTCAGGCTGGCAAAAAGGTGTGTTATATGGAGAGGGTCAGAACCTGGCCCGTTATCTGATGGAAGCTCCAGCCAATCACATCACTCCGTCTGTCTTCGCTGACATCATCACTCAAAGGCTGACTCCCTATGCTGAGCAGGTCACTGTTCATAAGAGGTGTGTCTTTCAGTGTGTGTTAAACAGGAGGGAGTGGATTTGTGATATAATGGATTTACAATAAAGtgaataaattaaataagtcattcataaaacatgttattttcttGCATTTTAATAAGATGTTGTGTCATTGTTCATAATGTGTCTAAGGTCTAAGGAGTGGATTGAGGAGCAGAAGATGGGAGCATTTCTCAGTGTTTCTAAAGGTGaataattttatatttatgtacaaATCCGTTTCCAAATAGTTGAGACACTGACTGAAATGCCAATAAAACAGAATGGGATGATatacaaatcatttatccctatattaaattgaaaatagtacaaagacaacatatcaaatgttggaactgagaaatgttgttgtttttggaaaaatacgtgcccattttgaatttgatgccagcaacacgtgtCAAATAAAATGGGACAGGCGCATGTGTTGTATCACCTCTTCTATTAAcaaacactctgtaagcatttgggaactcaGGAGACCAATTGgtgtagttttgaatgtgaaatgttttcccattcttgcttgatattgtatttcgtatttttcatttcataatgcgctaaatgttttgaatgggggacaggtctggactgcagttTAGCaaccagactcttttactacagagccatgctgttgtgatataAGGGGCGTGtgttttcaataaacaataaaatgtctcagttaaaacatttgaaatgttgtctttaccattttctattgaatataggatttcaataatttgcacatcattgcattctgttttactttacattttacacagcgtcccaaccttttgGGAAATGGGTTATACATATGCAATGGTGATATTGAAACATCTTATATTTATCTTTTCCTTTAAAGGTGATATtgaaatatttatctgttgattTAAATGGATATTACAACATCTTGTATTTATATGTTCAGTTAAAGATGGTATTTAAACATCTTATTTTCATCTATTAAATGTAAGGGTGACAaatgattcattttttaaaaactAATATTACATTCATGGGCAAATCATTGAGTGTTTTGATGCGTAGGCTTTTTTGATTGAGTTGCCCATCTAATAATAACATGTTATAATTACACTTGTGATCTTGGTATGTTCCTCTGGTCTCAGGGGAATAACATGTTGTTCTTATCTGCCAGGCTCAGAGGAGCCCCCTGTCTTCCTGGAGCTGCATTACAATGGCTGTCCTGACAACTCCCAGTCTCCTCTGCTGCTGGTGGGCAAGGGTATCACCTTTGACaggtacacagacagactggtacACTGACAGACTggtacacagacatacagacagacagacatacagactggtacactgactgacagacagagtcacctgtacactgactgactgacagacagagacacctgTACactgactgagagacagacagagaaacatgcAGACCGACACATGCAAATGCTAtgtatttattgaaaaataaatgatctgTAAGAAATCTCTTCTCAACAGTTTgaagtctctgtctctctccagtgGTGGTATCAGTttggtgtctctctctctctccagtagtGGTATCAGTTTGACGTCTCTATTTCTCTAGTAGTGGTATCAGCttgatgtctctctctctctctccagtggtGGTATCAGCttgatgtctctctctctctccagtggtGGTATCagtttggtctctctctctctccagtggtGGTATCAGCttgatgtctctctctctctccagtggtGGTATCagtttggtctctctctctctccagtggtGGTATCagtttggtctctctctctctccagtggtGGTATCAGCttgatgtctctctctctctccagtggtGGTATCagtttggtctctctctctctccagtggtGGTATCAGCttgatgtctctctctctctccagtggtGGTATCagtttggtctctctctctctccagtggtGGTATCagtttggtctctctctctctccagtggtGGTATCAGCttgatgtctctctctctctccagtggtGGTATCagtttggtctctctctctctccagtggtGGTATCagtttggtctctctctctctccagtggtGGTATTagtttggtctctctctctctccagtggtGGTATCAGCttgatgtctctctctctccccagtggTGGTATCAGCttgatgtctctctctctctccagtggtGGTATCagtttggtctctctctctctccagtggtGGTATCAGCTTgaggtctctctttctctccagtgGTGGTATCAGCttgatgtctctctctctctccagtggtGGTATCagtttggtctctctctctctccagtggtGGTATCagtttggtctctctctctctccagtggtGGTATCAGCttgatgtctctctctctctccagtggtGGTATCagtttggtctctctctctctccagtggtGGTATCAGTTTGAAGCCTTCCTCAGGTATGGACGCTATGAGGGCTGATATGGGTGGAGCTGCCACTGTGTGTTCTGCCATCGTCACGGCAGCAGCCCTCAAACTGCCAATCAACATAATTGGTGAGCGCCCAGCCGTTTGTAGTCCAACTGTATGACGTAAGATGACTGCTCATTAATGCAAAATGCTGAACAAAGATCTGATTCCATGACACaaggttatggttgagtggTATTGTCATTCCATCCAGCTTGCATCCCGAAATATTATATACACTGTCgtacacaacaaaaacaataaattgtCTGTTAGAGAATGCTAACAAAATTAACATACAGGCCATCAGTTTTCCATAGACCGTTTGAGCTGATAGTGGTTACAAATGCAACAAAGAATATGTATGTGAAGCACACATGTGGACAGGCAGAGGTGGTGTGTGTTAATATGGTGTTAACTCCTCCCAGGTTTGGCACCCCTCTGTGAGAACATGCCCAGTGGGAAGGCCAACAAACCTGGAGACGTAGTCACAGCCAAGAACGGCAAAACCATACAGGTGTGTTATCTTTGATACAGAActgtatgtgatgtgtgtttctgtgagtgtgtgtgtgtatgtgggttaatgtgtgtggtgtgctaatgtgtttctgtctgtgtgtgtgtgtgtgtaggtggatAATACAGATGCAGAGGGCAGGTTGATCCTAGCTGATGCTCTCTGTTATGCCCACAGCTTCAACCCCAGAGCCATAGTTAACACCGCTACACTGACGGGTTAGTACCGGTTAACACTGCTACACTCACGGGTTAATGCCGGTTAACACCGCTACACTGACGGGTTAGTACCGGTTAACACCGCTACACTGACGGGTTAATGTCGGTTAACACCGCTACACTGACGGGTTACTGTCGGTTAACACCGCTACACTGAAGGGTTAATGCCGGTTAACACCGCTACACTGACGGGTTAGTACCGGTTAACACCACTACACTGACGGGTTACTGTCGGTTAACACCGCTACGCTGACGGGTTAATGCTGGTTAACACCGCTACACTGACGGGTTAATGCCGGTTAACACCGCTACACTGACGGGTTACTGTCGGTTAACACCGCTACACTGACGGGTTAGTACCGGTTAACACTGCTACACTGACGGGTTAATGCCGGTTAACACCGCTACACTGACGGGTTAGTACCGGTTAACACCGCTACACTGACGGGTTAGTACCGGTTAACACTGCTACACTCACGGGTTAATGCCGGTTAACACCGCTACACTGACGGGTTAGTACCGGTTAACACTGCAACACTCACGGGTTAATGCCGGTTAACACCGCTACACTGACGGGTTAGTACCGGTTAACACTGCTACACTGACGGGTTTATGCCGGTTAACACCGCTACACTGACGGGTTACGAACCGTTAACACCACTACACTGACGGGTTAACACCGCTAGACTGACAGGTTACTACTGGATGATGCTGGATGTTGTTCTCTCTGTCGTTCTGTCAGGGGCAATGGATGTAGCCCTTGGATCTGCAGCAGCAGGAGTCTTCACCAACTCTGACTGGCTCTGGGAACAGATACACAAGgttacacacactaacacacacactgtcagtgtGGGCAGTATTCTAAGTGGTGGAGGATGTTGATtggttaaagtgtgtgtgtgtgtgttaggccaGTGTGGTGACCGGAGACAGGGTGTGGAGGATGCCGTTGTTTGACCATTACACCAGACAGGTCACTGACTGCCACCTGGCCGACCTCAACAACGTTGGCAAGTACAGCCGGTAAGAACACACCCTAAAACCACAAGTACAGCCGGTAAGAACACACACTAAAACCACAAGTACAGCCGGTAAGAACACACACTAAAACCACAAGTACAGCCGGTAAGAACACACACTAAAACCACAAGTACAGCCGGTAAGAACACACACTAAAACCACAAGTACAGCCGGTAAGAACACACACTAAAACCACAAGTACAGCCGGTAAGAACACACACTAAAACCACAAGTACAGCCGGTAAGAACACACACTAAAACCACAAGTACAGCCGGTAAGAACACACACTAAAACCACAAGTACAGCCGGTAAGAACACACACTAAAACCACAAGTACAGCCGGTAAGAACACACCCTAAAACCACAAGTACAGCCGGTAAGAACACACCCTAAAACCACAAGTACAGCCGGTAAGAACACACCCTAAAACCACAAGTACAGCCGGTAAGAACACACCCTAAAACCACAAGTACAGCCGGTAAGAACACACCCTAAAACCACAAGTACAGCCGGTAAGAACACACCCTAAAACCACAAGTACAGCCGGTAAGAACACACCCTAAAACCATGAGTAGTCGGTAAGAACACACCCTAAAACCACAAGACCAGTCAGTAAGAACGCATACTAAAACCACAAGACCAGTCAGTAAGAACGCATACTAAAACCACAAATCCAGCTGGTAAAAGGTTCTGTGGGAGATTAGAAAAGttaaattgtttattattacgttttatttaatttgattgaAGTAATTATGTTTCTGAATAGATATGTTGTTATATGTTCAAAGACACTTTTACATGTTCAGCTGACGTTGGAAAactaaatgtgtctgtctgtctgtctgtgtgtgtgtgtgtgtgtctgtgtgtgtgtgtgtgtgtgtgtgtgtgtctgtctgtctgtgtgtgtctgtctgtgtgtgtgtgtgtgtgtgtgtgtctgtctgtctgtgtctgtctgtctgtctgtgtgtgtgtgtgtgtctgtctgtgtctgtctgtctgtgtgtgtgtgtgtctgtctgtgtgtgtgtgtctgtctgtgtgtgtgtgtctgtctgtctgtctgtgtgtgtgtctgtctgtctgtgtgtgtgtgtctgtctgtctgtctgtgtagttctggCGGAGCCTGCACCGCCGCAGCCTTCCTGAGGGAGTTTGTGACTGCCCCTCATTGGGCACACCTGGACATTGCCGGGGTGATGACCAATAAGGATGAGGTATGCTAGTCTTCTAGAATGTTGTTCTTAGAACTGCTTCTGTTCTAGAACCAGGGCCtgccctaggcataagcaacataagcacCCGCTTAGGGACTGCTAGTGACCCCCGGACCACTAGGGGATGGGGGTCCACAAATGTAATTTAGCTTAGgccccccaaaaggctaggacCGACACTGTCTAGAACAGACAGAAGGTTCTTCCAGGGTGGAATGGGATGGAATGATTGTTGTTAACAGTACGCTcctttctctctcgttctccaAGGTTCCCTATCTGAAGAAAGGAATGTCTGGGCGACCAACCCGTACGTTAATAGAATTTGCTGGGAGATTGGCTACCCATATCTGACCATACACACGTAGACTAGGGCTCTGCTGTCCCCCATATGACTGGTctaaagtagtacactacataggcAATAGGATGCCATCTGGGATTCACGCTGAGCCTTGTGTATTAGATCTGCTCCCCAGCTTTGTTCAGAACCCAGTATCCAAGCTTTTCTACTGGGATACAGCCACTGTTATCTTTTTAATATTAGAATTGCCCAAATTATCATGTCAtttaaacaaacatgaataaaaaatattttgaactaATATCTGATTCCGGGTTGTTTCTCCATGTCACATTGTCTAACCATGTGACTACGTGACTGGACAGCTTCCTGCCGGGGGAGAATCTGCAATCATCCTCGCTTCCTCGCCTCAAAACTGATTGGATGATTAGGTCAAAGGGGCTGGACCTCTGGCTTTCTCATCAAATGAATTTTGCAAAGCAGACGAAGAGGATACCACGGTGCAGGTGTCAGAATTCAAGTACCTTGggatgtggtttgatgagaagtTGACTTGGAGGACCCACGTGCAGTTTATTGCTGTGAGATGTTGAAGGGCTATGAACCTTATGCGGGCAGTGGTAGGGTCTGATGGGAAGTGGATAGACGTACTCTGGTGTGTATGTATCAGACGCTGATTAGGTCAGTTTTACACTATGGGTGTTTGTTTATGGATATGCAGCTAAATCTGTATTGAAATGTCTAGATGTGGTCCAGATGACAGCgttatggctgtgtgttgaaatgtttaaGGATGTAGATAATTGCTGGGAACGGGAAGTGGGCAAGATAAAGGTGTTTGGGTGGGTGATTGGGAAGTTGGTGGAGGAGTATGGATTAAGTGAGAGGGAAGTGGGGCCTACAGTCGCACTGGGTTCCACATTGGTTGTTTCTCAGCGGCTGTGTTAGGCAGCTTACAGACTGGAAGGTCAGACAGAGGTGACTTGTTGGTGGAGATGATGGTGTTGTTGGGATTGgagaggatgggtgtggtggTTCGGTTCTGCTGGGTTCCGGCTCATGTTGGTGTGggtggaggaaggagagagtgggTGTACAGGTACCGTTAGGACGGGGGGAAATTAAAACGTTGATAAAGGGGGTAGGTGTTGACTGTTGGCAGAGGAAGTGGGATAGTAGCAGGAAGGGGAGAGGGTATTATGGGGTGCAGTGGACAGTGAGGTTCGAGGTGAGTAATATGGGGTgtaggagagaagaggtgatgtgGTGTCGACTATGATTAGGGCATACAGGACTGAACATCTCATTGAAGGTGATAGGTAAGCATGAAACAgggctgtgtgatgggtgttgagTGGAGGAAACAGTTGAACATGTGTTGATGTATTGTGAACAGTATGATGTTTAGAGGGAAAGGTTGTATGAGAAGGTTatagaggggaggggaggaagtgGGATGTAGAGGGGTTGCTGGGGGGGCGGGAAGGGGAGTGGGATGGTGGCTAAGGCTGTATGTCCATTTCTCACGGCTTCAGGTCTGAGCCGGAGGATATAGGAAAGGCAGGCCGTGAGGGGCCTCACACTCCGGTAAGGTAGGTGGCGGTATATGCACGTTCAATGGATGCGAGCAGCCATTAATTTGAGAGAAGATACCAGAAGTAGAATTGAGATCTTCCCATTTACGCCGTAGCTACTTTTCCACAAAAATGTCTTCCTCCATGGGCAGCGGGATGTTTCCCGGCCAGCAGCCGCCTGGTTCTCACCCTGTCGGTGGACCTGGAGGACCGGGTCAGTCGGGACTACTTTCCGGAGCTCCGGGAAACCGAAGCCAGGGCGCCAATACTTTGGTGGACGACCTGGAGGCTTCTTTCGAGGTACGAGAGCGACTCTGTCGCTGATGTTTTGCAACATGTTAGCTAGCTTGGTAGCTGGGTAATGTCAGCCCGCTAAATCGCAGTAAACACTACTAGTTGTGATTCAGTTCGGTATCCAGTCTAGGTCGTATATCTGTTGCTATCCATGATGTTACCTACACACTACGTTGGCCAGCTACCTTCTGTTCTTGTAAATGACTAACCAGTGGATCGGTGGTTTCACTGAAGTCAGCCAACTGTAAAGAGTTAGCGGCTAACTAGCTAAAGGTTCATTGTTGATGGTATCTGCAGGCTTGCTTTGCGTCACTTGTGAGTCAAGACTACGTGAACGGAACTGATCAAGAGGAGATCCGAACCGGTGAGACCATACAAGCGTTGCTTTCCAAGTGCCATTCTGTTTCTCTTATAGTCCAGTACTTTCTAAACTGGCTGTCATACCTCTCTGTCTGACCTCAGGTGTGGACCAGTGTATTCAGAAATTTCTGGACGTTGCCAGACAGACGGAGTGTTTCTTTCTGCAGAAGCGTCTTCAGTTATCAGTCCAGAAACCAGAACAGGTGATCAAAGAGGTGGGTACTCCATTAAACAAAACCTTTTGGTTTCTGTTGGTTTACATTCATCTAGGTATGTCACCATTTTGTTCTATTTGCTTCCATTTAATGAAACGTCCCTGCACTAAAACATATTTGGCAGGATGATTACACGTTACTGttgccaaatgttttgaaagagAAACTCAAGAAATAAATTGCATGCAAACAGGGCAACCGAAATAGGGAAGAACCTGCCTAAATGTGTCATCTCTCCATCATCTTCTCCCCCTATTCTCATCCTCTCCCCCCATTCTCCTGTCTTTCTAGGATGTATCTGAGCTTCGTAATGAGCTCCAGAGGAAAGAGTTGCTGGTTCAGAAACACCTTTCTAAGCTGCACCATTGGCAACAGGTATGTCTGATTACTGACCCGCTTTATTATAATTAATGGCAAAATTTAGAACAGTTTTCACTTTCCTGGCCTCTTTCTAGTCCTGTTACGTTGGAGCTACACTACAGACATTGAGCATTCGACATCGCCATCAGCCGCCAACTGTTAAGAAACGCCccctttgaaataaatgacGGCGGCTACGCTACGCGCATTGTGTCACGTCCAGTGACAGCGCCCAACCTTCACAAAACGCTGAGGTTCAATTCTTGATGGCTGACGCGCACATTCATTTTGTCATGTgaattgaaataataagacaTTGGTTTTGGTGGGGCAGATTTGGTGTATTGGCTCATTACAAATGATGGTAACTCACATTGGCCTGTTATGTAGGGACAAAAATATGGATTTGCGGTAAGCACAAGAAATATAGGTTTTGTATGAACAAATGTAcccattgtataaagaaatcatTGTCAAAGAACGAGCATGGGACGAGATTGGCTCAATCACTGAGCTGCCAGGTAAACTGAATAAAGTCAGgactactaaccctaacccaggactactaaccctaacccaggactactaaccctaacccaggactactaaccctaacccaggactactaaccctaacccaggactactaaccctaacccagctctactaaccctaacccaggacTACTTTAATGTAGCTAGTAGTAGGTTTGCTGCTAGCTAACAGTGTTCGCAATGTAAACAATAGCAACTTATGTattagagcagtggttcccaacctttttcagttactgtaccactgACGGAggtttgcactgcttggagtacccctgaagtaccccctcatgttcatttcactagtaagtctatggtgtcatgaggtTTTTCAAGtgccccctgtggagaggccaagtacccccaggggtcctagccCCCCGGGTTGGGAACCACCCTATTAGAGGACGGTTTTATAATCCACGATCAGCAATGTCATTATTGtgaaaaactttattttacttaccctttattaaaaaataacctTCTCCCCTTTACgaaaaaacatgttctgtgtAGCAGGTAAAATGTCAGATGGACACGATGCTGATGGCAGTGCAACACAATGCGTGTAAATTATGTTGTTCTGGTCTCAAGGCATCATTAAATAGTTCTATTAGAATTTTCCAggattaaatgttttgcacatttgtAACCAAGTACTTGTTTCTGATTCTCTCAGGCAATATTGAAAATGCTATATTTTAACAATCTGCCCAAAGACGACCGTAAAACAATGACAGTCATGCAAAGTGAAGTCAGATGGCCCGTGCTCGGTTTGCAATAACTTTTGtcttggggttaagtttagggttaggattaggatcGGGTTATGGTTGTTTTGTGAtaatgtttagggttaagtttagggttaggattaggatcGGGTTATGGTTGTTTTGTGAtaatgtttagggttaaggttatggttaggaaaatgtttttaatggtagTAAATCCTCATGAAAACCCAACGTGTGTTTTTGTAGGTCCTGGAGGATGTTAGCATCCAGCATCGTAAACCTTCAGATCTCCCTCCACCTGGACCCCTTGCCTTCCTGGAGCAGGCCTCCGCCAGCCTCCCCCCTGCCCCACTCAAACAGACTTAACACACACCTCCTCCAGCCTCCCCCCTGCCCCACTCAAACAGACTTAACACACACCTCCTCCAGCCTCCCCCTGCCCCACTCAAACAGACTTAACACACACCACCTCCAGCCTCCTCCCTGCCCCACTCAAACAGACTTAACACACACCTCCTCCAGCCTCCTCCCTGCCCCACTCAAACAGACTTAACACACACCACCTCCAGCCTCCTCCCTGCCCCACTCAAACAGACTTAACACACACCACCTCCAGCCTCCTCCCTGCCCCACTCAAACAGACTTAACACACATCACCTCCAGCCTCCTC contains:
- the lap3 gene encoding cytosol aminopeptidase isoform X2 gives rise to the protein MLPLKRVVLLAARRHQSRFFSASQNNRNSRKGLVLGVYEREKEQDSLNLTEAAAGLDSVLSGKLTELLNISGPALKKGKNRIFYGLHEDFPCIAVVGLGKSSLGVCGSESWDTCKENIRAAVAGGCRVLQDHSLAHIEVDGCGDSQAAAEGAVLGLFTYDDLKTKKKTKVTTQLHGSGCVSGWQKGVLYGEGQNLARYLMEAPANHITPSVFADIITQRLTPYAEQVTVHKRSKEWIEEQKMGAFLSVSKGSEEPPVFLELHYNGCPDNSQSPLLLVGKGITFDSGGISLKPSSGMDAMRADMGGAATVCSAIVTAAALKLPINIIGLAPLCENMPSGKANKPGDVVTAKNGKTIQVDNTDAEGRLILADALCYAHSFNPRAIVNTATLTGAMDVALGSAAAGVFTNSDWLWEQIHKASVVTGDRVWRMPLFDHYTRQVTDCHLADLNNVGKYSR
- the lap3 gene encoding cytosol aminopeptidase isoform X1; its protein translation is MLPLKRVVLLAARRHQSRFFSASQNNRNSRKGLVLGVYEREKEQDSLNLTEAAAGLDSVLSGKLTELLNISGPALKKGKNRIFYGLHEDFPCIAVVGLGKSSLGVCGSESWDTCKENIRAAVAGGCRVLQDHSLAHIEVDGCGDSQAAAEGAVLGLFTYDDLKTKKKTKVTTQLHGSGCVSGWQKGVLYGEGQNLARYLMEAPANHITPSVFADIITQRLTPYAEQVTVHKRSKEWIEEQKMGAFLSVSKGSEEPPVFLELHYNGCPDNSQSPLLLVGKGITFDSGGISLKPSSGMDAMRADMGGAATVCSAIVTAAALKLPINIIGLAPLCENMPSGKANKPGDVVTAKNGKTIQVDNTDAEGRLILADALCYAHSFNPRAIVNTATLTGAMDVALGSAAAGVFTNSDWLWEQIHKASVVTGDRVWRMPLFDHYTRQVTDCHLADLNNVGKYSRSGGACTAAAFLREFVTAPHWAHLDIAGVMTNKDEVPYLKKGMSGRPTRTLIEFAGRLATHI
- the med28 gene encoding mediator of RNA polymerase II transcription subunit 28 → MSSSMGSGMFPGQQPPGSHPVGGPGGPGQSGLLSGAPGNRSQGANTLVDDLEASFEACFASLVSQDYVNGTDQEEIRTGVDQCIQKFLDVARQTECFFLQKRLQLSVQKPEQVIKEDVSELRNELQRKELLVQKHLSKLHHWQQVLEDVSIQHRKPSDLPPPGPLAFLEQASASLPPAPLKQT